The DNA region AGGGACTCGAACGACTGTGAACCGCTCGTCGGCAGTCAGGGGGTAGTCATGGTGTCCCCCAGCCAGAATGACGGTTGCCACAGCGGATCTTGGCAGGACAGCCAGGGTATTCGCGACTGCTGGTAGCGCGACGGCATCGGCGACGACCAGCAGATGGGTGAGATCATCGGGCATCTGCCAGTGGCCGCCGGGGCCACGCACCACAACCTCGTCGCCCGGCTGGACAGTTCTCGACCACTGGGTTCCAGGGCCATCGTGGGCCGCAGCGCCAGTTTCGGGGCCAAACTGCAACACGTCGATACCCCACCTGCCATCCTCGAACCATCGGCGGCGAGTGTACGTACGCAGCAGCGGCTTGGAGACAGAATCGTCGTCATGGCGAGGATCGGAGCGATCAGGTGGCAGAACCACCTTCACGTGGTCATCAACCGAGGTGATGGGTGGCATACCGCACGGCTCGAAGTCGATCGAGATGACGTGTGGGATCTCGTGGCGGACGTCATGGACCCGCACCAGGCGCTGTCCCTTTGACATGGACGAGAGCATACCTAAATTTCGCAACGAATCGTTATCAAAAATTGACGTGGTCTTGCACCACCTCTGCACGAACCCCCACAACGACTCTGCACAAAACTGTCAGTTCCCCTGGGGCTCAGTCACTCACATGTCTGGGGCACCGCCAGAGCGTCAAAAATTGTCAGCGGCGTGCTCCCACGGGACGACGGTGTACGCTGCTTCATCCCTGGATAGACTGCTTCGTCCTTGGGACGGTGCCTCTCCCCTGTCGCACCACCCGCAGAACAGTCGTTGCACCACCCGCAGAACAGCGAGAACGAATCCCACTGGAACGACAGCGGCAATGGCCGACACCGGAGGTGTCAAAAAACATCACCCCACGACTGATGGAGTCACGCAAACTGCGCCACCGAGCCTCGAGTGACAAAAATGTCGACCCCCTTGGTCATGACACGGGAACGCCTCGGGAGCGAGAACGCCTCGGTGATAAGTACCGGCAACACTCGGGAAGCAACCTCGGGAAGCTCAAAATCAGGTACTGGGATGCCGGAGTCAAGCTGGGGTGCCGGGGTCACCGGATTCAAGACTGAGGTGCCGGGTCCAAGTCGGCGGGGACTTCGTCGTCGGAAACCTGGTTCGGACACGCAAATGCCCCCACCTCTCGGGGAGTGTCAAAAATTGTCAGTCTCCCCAGCGCCAGGCCATGAGTGCCATGCACGCAGTACTTCAGAAATTCTGACGAAGGGCTTCGTCACGAAAAGCCCTCCTCCTGATGGGTACCTCAAGAAGCAGCCCCCGATGTGGGCTGCAGGGAGGACCATCACCTCAACCGAGAAGCCCACAGGTGCGAAGACGAATGACGGTGTGACAAAAATGTCGACCCCGGGGAGACATGGCAACAGAAATTCCCCACCTGGTGGTGCATCGTCAGAAAACTTTCAGACCACGCGCCAGGCCAGATCCGTCAGCCATGGGATTACCGAGACAGTACCGCCGCCACGAGACATGACTGGGTAGTGCGCGAGATAGGAGCGAGAATTCCGCAACAGAATCACTCGCTGATCGCGCGATCATCCGGTAGCCGACGAGGTGGACGCCACGACCAGATCCCGACGACCACCACGGCCGTATCCCGTCGAGTCAGTGCGCGTTGCCGGGGTGGTGATGTTCACCCCGCCGAGATAGCGGAGAACCACCTCGACATGCACAGATGGGACTACCAATCCTGTCGTTCGTCGACCGTGTCGTCCACGGCTCTCCAAACATGGGAGGGGCCCTCTACCGATCCCGCCTACCGATCCCACTGCCAGCGCCGCGCTACGGACACCCCTAAACATGTGTGAGGGGCTCCCGGGATTCCGGGAGCCCCTCACACCAAACTCAGTTTGGTTCAGGCCGCACTCAGTTGGCGGCGACCGTCTCGACGCTGACATGCCCCGTGATGGAGTTGTGCAGCTTCACGGCCACAGCGTGCGTACCGATGGTCTTGATCGGCTTGGCGATCTCGATGGAACGCTTCTCCAAGGCTGGACCACCAGCCTTCTTCACGGCCAGGGCGATGTCGGCAGGAGTGACGGCGCCGAAGAGGCGTCCGGACTTGCCGGCCTGGACGGTGATCTGGACCTTGAGATCCTCCAGCTGGGAACGGACCAGCTCGGCCTGCTCCTTGGTCTTGATCTCCTTGGCGGCGCGGGCACGCTTGATCTGGTCGATCTGCACCTCGGCGCCACGGGTCCACCGGATGGCGTAGTTGTTGGGCAGTAGGTAGTTACGGCCGTAGCCGTCCTTGACCTCGACGATGTCGCCGGGAACACCCAGCTTGTCGATCGGAGCGGTGAGAATGAGCTTCATGTGTCGTCCCTCCGTCCTCAGCGAGCCGTCGATGCGTACGGCAGCAGGGCAAGCTCACGCGCATTCTTGATCGCGATGGCGACCTTGCGCTGATCCTGCACCGACAGTCCGGTGACGCGACGGGCACGAATCTTGCCGCGCTCAGAGATGAACTTGCGTAGCATTGCGGTGTCCTTGTAGTCGA from Cutibacterium granulosum includes:
- the rplI gene encoding 50S ribosomal protein L9, whose product is MKLILTAPIDKLGVPGDIVEVKDGYGRNYLLPNNYAIRWTRGAEVQIDQIKRARAAKEIKTKEQAELVRSQLEDLKVQITVQAGKSGRLFGAVTPADIALAVKKAGGPALEKRSIEIAKPIKTIGTHAVAVKLHNSITGHVSVETVAAN
- the rpsR gene encoding 30S ribosomal protein S18 → MASPQRKSVKKKVVPVKTVHIGEVDYKDTAMLRKFISERGKIRARRVTGLSVQDQRKVAIAIKNARELALLPYASTAR